From Roseburia hominis, the proteins below share one genomic window:
- the jag gene encoding RNA-binding cell elongation regulator Jag/EloR: MNEITVSAKTLNDAITEASIQLGVTSDKMEYDVIEKGNTGFFGIGSRQAVIRAWRKVEKKEPDFDDIKLSAMAEIREEKLDKKVDKEEKASEKKEAREPKENKDNRENRKEFKKDRKKDFNKNRKKDFKKDSRKEYRDPKPSVKEAVETVAPAAPTAPVKEEVKEPRREIEIAVVTEETKKICEAFLGDVLKAMGMEGVEFTSEVDEDGALSIEMKGDNMGILIGKRGQTLDSLQYLTNRVANKSQEGYVRVKLDTEDYRRRRKQTLENLAKNIAYKVKRSRKPVSLEPMNPYERRIIHSALQGDDRVSTHSEGEEPYRRVVITPNRR; this comes from the coding sequence ATGAATGAGATTACAGTATCTGCTAAAACGTTGAATGATGCTATAACAGAAGCTTCTATTCAGCTTGGCGTTACCAGTGATAAGATGGAATATGATGTGATAGAAAAAGGCAATACAGGCTTTTTTGGAATCGGAAGCAGACAGGCGGTCATCAGAGCATGGAGAAAGGTAGAAAAAAAAGAGCCTGATTTTGACGATATTAAGTTGTCTGCTATGGCAGAAATTAGGGAAGAGAAGCTGGATAAAAAGGTAGATAAAGAAGAGAAGGCTTCTGAGAAGAAGGAAGCAAGAGAACCGAAGGAAAATAAAGACAATAGGGAGAACAGAAAAGAATTCAAAAAGGATCGTAAGAAGGATTTTAATAAGAATCGTAAAAAAGATTTTAAGAAAGATTCCCGCAAAGAATACCGCGATCCGAAGCCAAGTGTGAAGGAGGCAGTGGAAACGGTGGCTCCCGCAGCTCCTACAGCTCCGGTCAAGGAAGAAGTAAAAGAGCCTCGCAGGGAGATTGAAATTGCGGTCGTAACAGAAGAGACAAAGAAAATCTGTGAAGCATTCCTTGGCGATGTACTGAAAGCGATGGGAATGGAAGGTGTAGAATTTACTTCTGAAGTGGATGAAGACGGAGCTCTTTCTATTGAGATGAAGGGTGACAATATGGGTATCCTGATCGGCAAGAGAGGTCAGACTCTGGATTCTCTTCAGTACCTTACGAACAGAGTGGCAAATAAGTCTCAGGAAGGTTATGTGAGAGTTAAACTGGATACAGAGGATTATCGCAGAAGAAGAAAACAGACACTTGAGAATCTGGCTAAGAATATTGCATATAAAGTGAAGAGAAGTAGAAAGCCGGTTTCTCTGGAACCGATGAATCCTTATGAGAGACGGATTATTCATTCGGCACTTCAGGGAGATGACAGGGTGTCTACGCATAGTGAAGGGGAAGAACCTTATAGAAGAGTTGTGATTACGCCTAATAGGAGATAG
- the mnmE gene encoding tRNA uridine-5-carboxymethylaminomethyl(34) synthesis GTPase MnmE, translating to MFKRDTIAAISTGMGNSGIGIVRISGDGAFEVIDRVFRGRKGKVLSREESHTVHYGFIVDGEVTIDEVLVILLRGPRSYTGEDTVEIDCHGGMVVMRKILDTVVKYGARPAEPGEFSKRAFLNGRMDLSQAEAVIDIINSENEYALKSSVSQLRGSVKKKISEIRNKIVYQTAFIESALDDPEHISLEGYADELEKVAGELIKEIEKLLDTVEDGRIMREGIRTVIVGKPNAGKSSLLNALLREDRAIVTDIAGTTRDILEETVQLKGITLHIMDTAGIRDTEDVVEKIGVDKAKTNAMDADLIIYVVDASIPLDDNDYEIINMIRGKNALILLNKTDLSTVVDKVMLQMLINKPIFEISAKEETGIEELEDNLKEMFYHGDISFNDEVYITNVRHKAALQDAKNSLMRVKDSILNQMPEDFFTIDLMDAYEALGNITGETVGEDLVNEIFSKFCMGK from the coding sequence GTGTTTAAGAGGGATACGATTGCGGCTATTTCTACTGGGATGGGGAATTCTGGGATTGGGATTGTTCGGATTAGTGGGGATGGGGCGTTTGAGGTGATAGATCGGGTTTTTCGGGGGAGGAAGGGGAAGGTGCTTTCCCGGGAGGAGAGTCATACGGTTCATTATGGGTTTATTGTGGATGGGGAAGTGACGATTGATGAGGTTCTGGTGATTTTGCTGAGGGGACCGAGAAGTTATACGGGGGAGGATACGGTTGAGATTGATTGTCATGGCGGGATGGTCGTGATGAGGAAGATTTTGGATACGGTGGTGAAGTATGGGGCCAGACCGGCTGAGCCCGGGGAGTTTTCTAAGAGGGCTTTTTTGAATGGGAGAATGGATCTGTCGCAGGCGGAAGCGGTGATTGATATTATTAATTCTGAAAATGAATATGCTTTGAAGAGTTCGGTGAGCCAGCTTAGGGGATCGGTTAAGAAAAAAATTAGTGAAATTAGAAATAAAATTGTTTATCAGACGGCTTTTATTGAGTCGGCTTTGGATGATCCGGAGCATATCAGCCTGGAGGGTTATGCAGATGAGCTTGAGAAGGTGGCAGGCGAGCTTATTAAGGAGATTGAGAAGCTGCTGGATACGGTGGAAGATGGAAGGATTATGCGGGAAGGGATTCGGACGGTGATCGTTGGAAAACCGAATGCGGGGAAATCTTCTCTTTTAAATGCGCTTCTTCGGGAGGACCGGGCGATTGTGACGGATATTGCGGGGACCACGCGTGATATTCTGGAGGAGACGGTTCAGCTTAAGGGAATTACTCTTCATATTATGGATACGGCGGGAATCAGAGATACGGAAGATGTGGTTGAGAAAATTGGTGTGGATAAAGCGAAGACAAATGCGATGGATGCAGATTTGATCATTTATGTAGTTGACGCTTCGATTCCTTTAGACGATAATGATTATGAGATTATCAACATGATAAGAGGAAAAAATGCCCTTATTTTGCTGAATAAAACGGACTTATCCACAGTAGTGGATAAAGTTATGCTTCAAATGTTGATAAATAAGCCTATATTTGAGATTTCCGCAAAAGAAGAGACGGGAATTGAGGAACTTGAGGATAACTTAAAGGAAATGTTTTATCATGGGGATATCTCTTTTAATGATGAAGTCTATATTACAAATGTGAGACATAAGGCGGCTCTTCAGGATGCTAAGAACAGTTTAATGAGGGTTAAGGACAGTATTTTAAATCAGATGCCGGAGGATTTCTTTACGATTGATTTGATGGATGCGTATGAAGCGTTGGGAAATATTACCGGGGAGACAGTGGGAGAGGATTTGGTCAATGAGATATTCAGCAAATTCTGTATGGGAAAATAA
- the mnmG gene encoding tRNA uridine-5-carboxymethylaminomethyl(34) synthesis enzyme MnmG: MRYSANSVWENKEEYDVIVVGAGHAGCEAALASARLGCKTLMFTVSIESVAMMPCNPNIGGSSKGHLVREIDALGGEMGKNIDKTFIQSKMLNKSKGPAVHSLRAQADKNGYSRAMRYILENQENLELKQGEVVNLLVEEQKIVGVQTYTGTIYRCKAVILCTGTYLKARCICGDVSTATGPNGLQAANYLTDCLKDLGVTMYRFKTGTPARIDRRSIDFTKMEEQFGDERVVPFSFTTDPERVQIEQESCWLTYTNEKTHEIIRENIHRSPLFSGMIEGTGPRYCPSIEDKVVKFADKNRHQVFIEPEGLETNEMYVGGMSSSLPEDVQVAMYRSVPGLENARIVRNAYAIEYDCIDARQLNPTLEFKNIKGLFSAGQFNGSSGYEEAAAQGIIAGINAAREVLGKEQIVIDRSQAYIGVLIDDLVTKESHEPYRMMTSRAEYRLLLRQDNADQRLTEIGYQIGLISEERYQKLLEKKRIIKEEIGRLEHTNVGTTPAMQSLLEQNGSTHLVSGSTLAELIKRPELCYEALAPVDQERRQDLSEEIKQQIDINIKYDGYIKRQMKQVEQFKKLETKKIPEDMDYDAVPSLRIEAVQKLKAYRPVSIGQASRISGVSPADISVLLVYMGK; encoded by the coding sequence ATGAGATATTCAGCAAATTCTGTATGGGAAAATAAAGAAGAATATGATGTAATCGTAGTGGGCGCCGGACATGCAGGGTGTGAAGCGGCTCTTGCGAGCGCCCGGCTTGGGTGTAAGACTCTGATGTTTACCGTCAGTATTGAAAGTGTTGCGATGATGCCTTGTAATCCGAATATCGGAGGAAGCTCAAAGGGACATTTGGTTAGAGAAATCGATGCGCTTGGCGGGGAGATGGGAAAAAACATTGATAAGACTTTTATTCAGTCTAAGATGTTAAACAAGTCCAAGGGACCGGCTGTGCATTCTCTTCGGGCGCAGGCAGATAAGAATGGATATAGCCGCGCCATGCGCTATATTTTGGAAAATCAGGAAAATCTTGAGTTAAAACAGGGAGAAGTTGTAAATCTTCTGGTGGAAGAACAGAAAATTGTAGGCGTTCAGACCTATACAGGGACCATTTATCGCTGTAAGGCTGTCATTTTGTGTACGGGAACCTATTTGAAGGCAAGATGTATTTGTGGTGATGTAAGTACAGCTACCGGTCCAAATGGACTTCAGGCGGCAAATTATTTAACAGATTGCCTGAAAGACCTGGGCGTTACCATGTACCGTTTTAAGACGGGAACGCCGGCCAGAATTGACCGGAGAAGTATTGATTTTACAAAGATGGAAGAGCAATTCGGAGATGAGAGGGTAGTTCCTTTTTCCTTTACTACGGACCCGGAAAGAGTACAGATTGAGCAAGAGTCCTGTTGGCTTACTTATACGAATGAAAAAACGCATGAAATTATCAGGGAAAATATCCACAGATCTCCACTATTTTCCGGTATGATTGAAGGAACAGGGCCTCGGTATTGCCCTTCTATAGAAGATAAGGTCGTTAAATTTGCAGACAAGAACCGACATCAGGTATTTATTGAGCCGGAAGGTCTGGAAACAAATGAAATGTATGTAGGCGGAATGTCCAGTTCTTTGCCGGAAGATGTACAGGTTGCGATGTATCGAAGCGTTCCGGGGCTGGAAAATGCAAGAATTGTGCGAAATGCATATGCGATTGAGTACGATTGTATTGATGCCAGACAATTAAATCCCACATTGGAGTTTAAAAATATAAAAGGACTTTTCAGTGCCGGGCAGTTCAATGGAAGCTCCGGATACGAAGAAGCGGCTGCGCAGGGAATCATAGCAGGTATCAATGCAGCCAGGGAGGTGCTCGGAAAAGAGCAGATCGTAATTGACCGTTCTCAGGCATATATCGGCGTTCTCATCGATGATCTGGTGACCAAAGAAAGCCATGAGCCTTATCGAATGATGACCAGCCGTGCAGAATACCGGTTGCTTTTGAGACAGGATAATGCAGATCAAAGGCTCACTGAAATAGGATATCAGATTGGACTGATTTCCGAAGAGCGTTATCAGAAATTATTGGAGAAAAAGAGAATCATCAAAGAAGAAATAGGAAGGCTGGAGCATACAAATGTAGGTACAACTCCGGCCATGCAGTCACTTCTGGAACAAAATGGAAGTACCCATTTGGTATCCGGATCGACTCTCGCAGAACTGATCAAAAGGCCGGAGCTTTGTTATGAGGCATTGGCGCCTGTCGATCAGGAGAGAAGGCAGGATTTGAGCGAAGAAATCAAACAGCAAATTGATATTAATATAAAATATGATGGATATATTAAACGACAAATGAAGCAGGTAGAACAGTTCAAAAAGCTGGAGACGAAGAAAATACCTGAAGATATGGACTATGATGCAGTGCCAAGTCTGCGGATCGAGGCAGTGCAGAAATTAAAGGCGTATCGGCCGGTTTCCATCGGGCAGGCGTCACGTATTTCGGGAGTATCTCCTGCGGATATATCAGTTCTTCTGGTCTATATGGGAAAATAA
- the rsmG gene encoding 16S rRNA (guanine(527)-N(7))-methyltransferase RsmG encodes MSKIFVDKLSALGIQLSEKQLADFDKYYEILVEWNKVMNLTGITEYEEVNEKHFIDSLSIMKTINMSDIHRIIDIGTGAGFPGIPLKIVFPHLEVTLLDSLNKRIQFLNTVIDELHLTGIDTIHGRAEDFARKLEYRETYDLCVSRAVANLSTLSEYCIPYIRVGGMFISYKSGEIDQEVVQATKAINILGGKKAEVVKFQLPGSDINRSFVKVEKIKQTGKKFPRKAGLPAKEPIK; translated from the coding sequence ATGAGTAAAATATTTGTAGACAAATTATCTGCTTTAGGAATTCAGCTTTCCGAAAAGCAGTTGGCAGATTTTGATAAATATTATGAGATTTTGGTCGAGTGGAATAAAGTGATGAATTTGACCGGGATTACAGAGTATGAAGAAGTGAATGAAAAACACTTTATTGATAGCTTATCTATAATGAAAACTATAAATATGAGTGATATTCATAGAATAATCGATATAGGTACAGGCGCCGGGTTTCCGGGAATTCCTCTGAAAATAGTATTTCCGCATTTGGAAGTCACGCTTTTGGATTCTTTGAATAAGCGAATCCAGTTTTTGAATACGGTGATTGATGAATTGCATTTGACGGGAATTGATACGATTCATGGAAGAGCAGAGGATTTTGCGAGAAAACTGGAATATCGAGAAACATATGATTTATGTGTTTCACGTGCTGTTGCAAATTTGTCTACACTTTCTGAATATTGCATACCATATATACGGGTAGGGGGTATGTTTATTTCCTATAAATCCGGCGAAATTGATCAGGAAGTTGTGCAAGCTACGAAAGCAATTAATATATTGGGTGGAAAGAAGGCGGAAGTGGTGAAATTTCAGCTTCCGGGAAGTGATATCAACAGATCCTTTGTAAAGGTGGAGAAGATTAAACAGACTGGAAAGAAATTTCCAAGAAAAGCCGGGTTGCCGGCAAAAGAGCCAATTAAATAG
- a CDS encoding alpha/beta fold hydrolase gives MLYLKKKISIFAILTCIIAFVIYFVNKVIYYLSTIDNLLHSSGENYYHWRYGKIYYKVESPANLHSDIHNSENQGEDSPLLLIHDLNAHSSSYEWKKAAQLLAKKRKVYTIDLLGCGRSEKPNITYTNFLYVQMINDFIKHVIGEKTDVIATGESSSFVVMANAIDNANIGKIIMVNPSSLSELAKIPTKKTKTLKFLLQLPLIGTLLFNMLEARNLIEEDFETKYFFDQYKVEEKMIRTYCEAAHADKLRSKYLLASIKGRYTKANILPCITRINNSIYIVYGEATPENATIAEQYKKAVPAIETTSIPDTKFLPHMEAAEEFINTIDVFLDE, from the coding sequence GTGTTATATTTGAAGAAAAAAATAAGTATTTTTGCGATTCTGACATGCATTATTGCTTTCGTAATCTATTTTGTAAATAAAGTGATATATTATCTATCCACCATAGATAATTTGCTTCATTCATCAGGCGAGAACTACTATCACTGGCGCTATGGAAAAATTTATTACAAAGTTGAGAGTCCAGCGAATCTACATTCGGATATACATAACTCTGAAAACCAAGGTGAAGACTCTCCTCTGCTTCTGATCCATGACTTAAACGCACACAGTTCTTCATATGAATGGAAAAAAGCTGCACAATTATTGGCGAAGAAACGCAAGGTATATACCATTGATCTTCTAGGCTGTGGACGTTCGGAAAAACCGAACATTACATACACCAATTTTCTTTATGTTCAAATGATAAATGATTTCATCAAGCATGTGATTGGTGAAAAAACCGATGTTATCGCAACCGGAGAATCCTCTTCCTTTGTAGTTATGGCAAATGCAATTGACAATGCGAACATAGGAAAGATTATTATGGTAAACCCCTCCTCTCTTTCGGAATTGGCTAAGATTCCTACGAAGAAAACAAAAACATTGAAATTCTTACTCCAACTTCCACTAATCGGAACATTACTATTCAATATGCTGGAGGCAAGAAATCTCATAGAAGAGGATTTTGAAACAAAATATTTCTTCGACCAGTATAAAGTTGAAGAAAAAATGATTAGAACCTACTGCGAAGCTGCACATGCAGACAAATTGCGCTCAAAATATTTACTTGCCAGTATAAAAGGGAGATATACTAAAGCAAACATTCTTCCTTGCATTACCAGGATAAATAACAGTATCTACATCGTATACGGCGAGGCAACTCCGGAAAATGCAACGATTGCTGAACAATATAAGAAAGCTGTTCCGGCGATAGAGACAACTTCGATTCCAGACACGAAGTTCTTACCGCATATGGAGGCAGCCGAAGAATTTATCAACACTATAGATGTTTTTCTTGATGAATAA
- a CDS encoding NUDIX domain-containing protein: MIQVKFYDYVKDELLKFAVIIAKSQNKYVFCKHKERDTWEVPGGHRKIGENIIDTAKRELYEETGALEFDIKPICVYSVIDSNGFDDKESFGMLFFADIKCFEAELHSEIEKIIVTGEFPERWTYPSIQPVLMKEARKRSYL, encoded by the coding sequence ATGATACAGGTTAAATTCTATGATTATGTGAAGGATGAGTTACTCAAATTTGCCGTAATAATAGCGAAAAGCCAGAATAAATATGTCTTTTGCAAGCATAAAGAAAGAGATACATGGGAAGTACCCGGAGGTCATCGAAAAATCGGAGAAAATATTATAGATACAGCAAAGCGTGAACTGTACGAGGAAACAGGTGCATTAGAATTTGATATAAAACCTATATGTGTATATTCTGTTATAGATTCTAATGGTTTTGATGATAAGGAATCCTTCGGAATGCTATTTTTTGCTGATATAAAGTGTTTTGAGGCAGAATTGCATAGTGAGATTGAAAAAATTATAGTAACAGGTGAATTTCCAGAGAGATGGACATATCCCAGTATTCAACCTGTTTTGATGAAGGAAGCAAGGAAAAGAAGTTATTTATAA
- a CDS encoding AAA family ATPase, with translation MGRIIAVANQKGGVGKTTTAINLSSCLASLGQKVLAVDMDPQGNMTSGLSVDKDGVEYTVYDLIIGEASIDQVLCREVFENLDVLPTNIDLSGAEIELLDVENKEYILRNEINKIRDNYDFVIIDCPPSLSMLTINAMTTADTVLVPIQCEYYALEGLSQLIRTIQLVKERLNEKLEIEGVVFTMYDARTNLSLQVVENVKDNLNQTIYKTIIPRNIRLAEAPSHGLPINHYDPKSTGAESYMLLADEVIHKGEE, from the coding sequence ATGGGAAGGATTATTGCAGTTGCCAATCAGAAGGGCGGTGTAGGAAAAACTACTACAGCAATAAATTTGTCTTCGTGTTTAGCATCTTTGGGTCAGAAAGTGCTGGCAGTTGATATGGACCCGCAGGGCAATATGACAAGCGGCTTAAGCGTTGATAAAGACGGAGTTGAATACACGGTATATGATTTGATCATAGGGGAGGCATCTATAGATCAGGTCCTCTGCAGAGAAGTGTTTGAAAATCTGGATGTTTTGCCGACAAATATTGATTTATCCGGTGCGGAAATTGAACTTTTAGATGTGGAAAACAAAGAATATATTTTGAGGAACGAGATAAATAAGATACGAGATAATTATGATTTTGTTATTATTGATTGTCCGCCGTCACTTAGTATGCTTACAATCAATGCAATGACGACCGCCGATACGGTACTTGTGCCGATACAGTGCGAATATTATGCGTTGGAAGGATTAAGTCAGTTAATCAGGACGATTCAGCTTGTGAAAGAAAGATTAAATGAAAAGTTAGAGATCGAGGGCGTTGTGTTTACAATGTATGATGCGAGAACAAATCTTTCATTGCAAGTTGTTGAAAATGTAAAGGATAATTTGAATCAAACAATCTATAAGACAATCATACCCAGAAATATACGTTTGGCAGAGGCACCAAGTCATGGGCTGCCAATCAATCATTATGATCCGAAGTCAACTGGGGCGGAAAGTTATATGTTATTGGCAGATGAAGTGATTCATAAAGGAGAAGAATAA
- a CDS encoding ParB/RepB/Spo0J family partition protein, giving the protein MAIKRSGLGKGLDSLIPDNKSVKNVKKEAEKQEEKQNSGPVMMKINDVEPNREQPRKNFEEDTLLELSDSIKQFGVLQPLIVQKRKDYYEIIAGERRWRAAKMAGIKEVPVIIKEYTDQEILEISLIENIQRENLNPIEEAMAFKKLLHEFNLKQDEVAERVSKSRTAVTNSMRLLKLDERVQQMIIDDMISTGHARALLAIDDGELQYNLANRIFDEKLSVRETEKLVKDIKNPKKEKAKPEIKNSFVYEDLEERMKHVIGTKVHVNHKANGKGKIEIEYYSDSELERIFDLLMTIREGES; this is encoded by the coding sequence ATGGCAATAAAACGTAGCGGATTAGGTAAAGGATTGGACAGCCTGATTCCAGATAATAAATCTGTAAAAAATGTTAAAAAGGAAGCAGAAAAACAGGAAGAAAAGCAAAATTCCGGCCCTGTTATGATGAAAATCAATGATGTTGAGCCGAACAGAGAACAACCGAGAAAAAATTTCGAAGAAGACACTCTTCTTGAATTGTCGGATTCAATTAAACAGTTTGGGGTACTTCAACCGTTGATTGTTCAAAAGCGAAAAGATTATTATGAAATTATTGCCGGAGAGAGACGCTGGAGAGCAGCTAAGATGGCAGGAATCAAGGAAGTACCTGTAATTATCAAGGAATATACAGATCAGGAAATTCTGGAGATTTCTTTGATTGAGAATATTCAGAGAGAAAACCTGAATCCGATTGAGGAAGCTATGGCATTTAAAAAACTGCTCCATGAATTCAATCTTAAGCAGGACGAAGTGGCGGAGAGAGTTTCAAAGAGCAGAACTGCTGTTACGAATTCCATGCGTTTGTTAAAATTGGACGAGAGAGTACAGCAGATGATCATTGATGATATGATTTCAACTGGACACGCACGGGCGTTACTTGCAATCGATGATGGCGAACTGCAGTACAATCTGGCAAATAGAATATTTGACGAAAAATTGAGCGTGCGTGAAACAGAAAAACTGGTAAAGGATATCAAAAACCCGAAAAAAGAGAAAGCAAAACCGGAAATCAAGAATTCGTTTGTTTATGAGGATTTAGAAGAGAGAATGAAACATGTTATAGGGACAAAAGTACATGTAAATCACAAGGCGAACGGAAAGGGAAAAATTGAAATCGAGTATTATTCAGACAGCGAATTAGAACGTATATTCGATTTACTGATGACAATACGTGAAGGAGAATCATAA
- a CDS encoding DUF4446 family protein: protein MESKILSALGIDPAYIFILLIMLIILMFLLYVNVNMKYNRLKSSYSSFMRGRDGKNLEQSILEKFDELDEIAAICKKNLADIREISQGIKGTYQKVGIVKYDAFNEMGGKLSFALTLLDGNDSGWIINAMHSREGCYTYIKEIVRGESYIELSGEEAESLEQAIYQEVYDPEVHGAIMQK, encoded by the coding sequence ATGGAGAGTAAAATCTTATCAGCACTGGGGATAGACCCGGCATACATTTTTATTTTGCTGATTATGTTGATTATTTTGATGTTTTTATTGTATGTAAATGTAAATATGAAATATAATCGGTTAAAAAGCAGCTACTCATCGTTTATGCGAGGGCGAGACGGAAAGAACCTAGAGCAGAGTATTCTTGAAAAGTTTGATGAATTAGATGAAATTGCCGCTATTTGTAAAAAGAATCTTGCTGATATTAGGGAAATCTCTCAGGGAATTAAGGGAACCTACCAAAAGGTAGGAATTGTAAAATATGATGCGTTCAATGAGATGGGTGGAAAACTCAGTTTTGCATTAACTCTTCTCGATGGAAATGACAGTGGCTGGATCATCAATGCAATGCATAGCCGGGAAGGCTGCTATACATATATTAAAGAGATTGTCCGCGGAGAGAGTTATATCGAGCTTTCCGGAGAGGAAGCAGAATCCCTGGAGCAGGCGATTTATCAGGAAGTATACGATCCGGAAGTACATGGAGCTATTATGCAGAAGTAA
- the serS gene encoding serine--tRNA ligase has product MLDIKFVRMNPDVVKENIKKKFQDEKLPLVDEVIELDKRNREIKQEVEALRADRNKISKQIGACMAQGKKEEAEEFKKQVQANAARVDELSAEEKDVEAQIKKIMMTIPNIIDPSVPIGKDDSENVENERFGEPVVPEFEIPYHTEIMEKFNGIDLESAGRVAGNGFYYLMGDIARLHSAVISYARDFMIDRGFTYCVPPFMIRSNVVTGVMSFAEMDSMMYKIEGEDLYLIGTSEHSMIGKFIDTMLEEEKLPQTLTSYSPCFRKEKGAHGIEERGVYRIHQFEKQEMIVVCKPEDSMDWYEKMWKNTVDLFRSLDIPVRTLECCSGDLADLKVKSCDVEAWSPRQKKYFEVGSCSNLGDAQARRLGIRVKGKDGSKYFAHTLNNTVVAPPRMLIAFLENNLQADGSVRIPEVLRPYMGGKTEIR; this is encoded by the coding sequence ATGTTAGATATTAAATTTGTGAGAATGAACCCAGATGTAGTAAAGGAAAACATCAAAAAGAAATTTCAGGACGAAAAGTTACCTTTGGTAGATGAAGTCATCGAATTAGACAAACGCAATCGTGAAATCAAACAGGAAGTGGAAGCGCTGCGTGCTGATCGAAATAAGATTTCCAAACAGATTGGTGCATGTATGGCTCAGGGAAAGAAGGAAGAGGCAGAGGAGTTTAAGAAGCAGGTACAGGCAAATGCTGCTCGTGTAGATGAACTGTCTGCTGAGGAGAAAGATGTAGAAGCACAGATTAAGAAAATTATGATGACGATTCCGAATATTATCGATCCTTCCGTACCGATTGGAAAAGATGATAGTGAAAATGTAGAAAACGAAAGATTTGGCGAGCCGGTTGTACCGGAATTCGAGATTCCATATCATACGGAAATTATGGAGAAATTTAATGGTATTGATCTGGAAAGCGCAGGAAGAGTAGCCGGAAATGGATTCTATTACCTGATGGGAGATATTGCCCGCCTTCATTCCGCAGTGATCTCTTATGCAAGAGATTTCATGATTGACAGAGGATTTACCTACTGTGTACCTCCGTTCATGATCCGCAGTAATGTTGTAACAGGCGTTATGAGCTTTGCTGAGATGGATTCCATGATGTATAAGATCGAGGGTGAAGATTTGTATTTAATCGGAACCAGCGAGCATTCTATGATTGGTAAATTCATTGACACGATGTTGGAGGAGGAAAAACTTCCGCAGACACTCACCTCCTATTCTCCGTGTTTCAGAAAAGAGAAAGGAGCTCACGGTATCGAGGAGCGTGGTGTATACAGAATACATCAGTTTGAAAAACAGGAAATGATCGTTGTATGTAAGCCGGAAGACAGCATGGATTGGTATGAAAAAATGTGGAAAAATACAGTTGATCTGTTCCGTTCTCTTGATATCCCGGTTCGTACGCTGGAATGCTGCTCCGGTGACCTAGCAGATCTGAAAGTAAAATCTTGTGATGTGGAAGCATGGTCTCCGCGTCAGAAGAAGTATTTCGAGGTGGGAAGCTGCTCTAACCTGGGAGATGCGCAGGCAAGACGCCTTGGAATCCGCGTGAAAGGAAAAGATGGAAGCAAATATTTTGCTCATACTCTGAATAATACAGTAGTGGCTCCGCCGAGAATGCTGATCGCATTTTTGGAAAATAACCTTCAGGCAGACGGCTCTGTGAGAATTCCCGAAGTGCTTCGTCCATATATGGGTGGAAAGACTGAGATAAGATAA